The Paenibacillus beijingensis nucleotide sequence GACGAAGACGGCGGACGTTTACCTGATCAACACATGTACGGTCACCAATACCGGCGACAAGAAGAGCCGTCAAATTATACGGCGGGCGATCCGCCGCAATCCCGATGCCGTCATTGCGGTTACGGGCTGCTATGCGCAGACGTCCCCGGCGGAAATTATGGCGATTGAGGGCGTAGATCTCGTCATCGGCACACAGGACCGCGACAAGCTGATGGACTACATCGGCCAAATTCGGCGGGACCGCCAGCCGGTGAACGCGGTGCGCAACATTATGAAGACGCGGGAGTTCGAGGAATTGGACGTGCCGGACTTTGCCGACCGCACCCGCGCATTTCTGAAAATCCAGGAAGGATGCAACAACTTCTGCACCTTCTGCATTATTCCGTGGTCGCGCGGCCTTTCGCGCAGCCGCGATCCGAAGAGCGTCGTCGAGCAGGCGAAGCAGCTTGTGGCCGCCGGCTACAAGGAGATCGTGCTGACGGGCATCCATACGGGCGGGTACGGCGACGACCTGGAAAACTACCGCTTATCCGACCTGCTTTGGGATTTGGACAAAGTGGAGGGGCTGGAGCGCATCCGCATCAGCTCGATCGAGGCGAGCCAGATCGACGATAAGATGATCGACGTGCTGAACCGCTCTTCCAAAATGTGCCGTCATCTGCACATTCCGCTTCAGGCCGGCGAAGATTCCGTGCTGAAACGGATGCGCCGCAAATATACGACCGAGGAATTTGCCGCGAAGGTGCGGGAGCTGAAAAAGGCGATGCCCGGCGTTGCGATCACGACCGACGTCATCGTCGGATTCCCGGGCGAAACCGAGGAGCAGTTCGAAGCGGGCTACCGGTTCATGAAGGAGCTTGGCTTCTCCGAAATGCACGTATTTCCTTACTCGAAACGGACCGGCACGCCGGCTGCCCGGATGGACGATCAGGTGGACGAAGAAGTGAAGAACGAACGCGTTCACAAGCTGATCGATTTGTCCGAAAGCATGCAGCTGGAATACGGCCGCAGCTACGTCGGCCAAGTGCTTGATGTCATTCCCGAACGCGATTACAAGGGAGCGCCGGGAACGGGCCTGCTGATGGGTTATTCGGATAACTACATTCAGGTCGTCTTCGAAGGCTCGGAGTCACTGATCGGTCAGCTGTGCCGCGTGCACATTACCGAAGCGGGCGTTAACGAATGCCGCGGCCGGCTCGTGCGCGTGCTGGAAGGAAGCGGAGCCTCGGCGGCTTCTGCGGTATAGCGCAGGATATTGCCGCCGGGGATTCGGTTCTGTCCCCAGCATGCCGTGAAGTGCCGGCCGCTTGCAAACAAAGCGGCGAAACTGACGAGGGTTCCGAATCCCGGCGCAACTGGCCGGAAGCGGAATCCTTGTTGTATATTGAAAAGAGGAACGGATTGGAAGGATTGCAGGGGGAGGAAGAGAGAGTATGAAGGAAATTTCAGCAGGCGGTGTCGTTTTTCGGCGAACGCCGGACAAAGGACTGCAAATTCAGCTGATCCAGGACCGTTACGGCAAAGTTTCACTGCCCAAGGGCAAGATGGAGCCGGGGGAGACGGTCGAGCAGACGGCGCTGCGCGAAATTGCCGAGGAAACCGGCATGCAGGGCATCATTATCGAGCCGATCGACCAGATTAAATATACGTATCGCCACGAGCAAAAAGGGATGGTCGATAAGGAAGTCCATTATTACCTGGTCGAAGCGACCGGCGGATCGCTGCAGGCGCAGGTGGAAGAAATCCGCGGCGTCGACTGGTTTGCCCCCGAAGAAGCGTGGCGCCGCCAGCGGCAGTCCGGTTACGACAATAACGACCGGATTGTAGCGGGCGCGCTCAAGCTGCTCGGCGTTGAAGTGAAGGGCAGCTGAAGCTTCATTTGCTGAACGCGCGAGCCTTTCTTCCCGGCCGTCCTAGCCTGTCCGAAGACGGAACATCCGGGGGAAATAGCAGAGCGGCAGGGCGAGCAGGGAGCTAATAATATTAAATAGGGTCTGGGCATGGGCGATTTGGCCCGCCGGAGCCGAAGTGAACCAGGCGGCCGCTGCGGCGAGCTCGCGGGTAAACGGCGCGAACAGAAGCGCCCCTCCGATATTAAGTCCGACGTGGAACAGTGCCACGTATCGGCCGGCCTGCGTGCCGCCGATGGATGCGATGACGGCGGTAACGCATGTGCCGACGTTCGCGCCCAGCACGACGGCGACGCCAAGCTCCGTCGGCATCGCGCCGATGGCGCACAATCCCATCACCATGCCGATAACGGCCGCGCTGCTGTGAACAAGCGCGGTAAGCACCGTTCCTGCGGTCAGTCCCCACAGGATGCTTTCGCCGGAGCGCCCGATAAACCAGCCGAACAGCGGACTTGCCTGCACGGCGGGACCGATGCTCTGCATGACGGACATGCCGGTCAGCAGCAGGGCAAAGCCGCCGAGCACAAGCGAGAAGCTGCGCAGCGGATGCAGGCGGCGGTGGGCAACCGGCCGGCGCAGCAGCTCCATCTCTCCAAGCAGCGCGGTGATCAGCCACAGCCCGAGAGATACCATGAGCAGCGGCAGCGCCAGCTTGTTCAAATTGAGGCCGATCAGCTCCGTCGTCAGGCAAGTGCCGATATTGGTGCCGAGCACAATGCCGAGCGTCCGGGGAAACGTGAGCAAACCGGCGTTCACCATGCCGATCGCAATGACGGTGACGGCGGTGCTGCTCTGCAGGAAAGCGCTGGTGGCCGTCCCGACGGCAAGCCCGTGCAGCGGCGTGGCCGTGAAACGGTGCAGCAGCCTGGACAGGTAAGGGCCCGCCGAACGGTGCAGCGCCATCTCCATCAGCTTCATGCCGATCATAAAGACGGCAAAGCCGATCAGCATTGGGGCAATGGTGCCAAAGATCATGTTTCTAGCTCCTTTGCTCGAAATGAACGCGAGGCGTCCGTACTGATAAATATGCGGACGAGGGGACAGGCATGACAAGCAACAGGAGGTTGTCTCATAAGTGTACACATGAATGAGCAAGCCCAAATATGATGAAAAGACCTCCGATTCCGTAGTTGGCAAAGCGGAGTCAGAGGCCCTTCCACGCAAACCTGCAATTGTGCAGGAATTATCGGCCAAAATCGCATGTCGAGAGGGAAAGCCTGCAATTGCACAGGCTTACCGGGCTTATATTGCCTGAACATGCGATTAGGCCGGCGAAAAAATGTATTGTTGCAGGAATTGTCACGCAATCGATAAATAAAAAGAAAAAAGATGTAAAATCGCATGCTTTTTCACCAATCACCCCTCGGTGCAGAGTGATTGCAGCATTTGAACGGCGGTACAGCTTCGCATTAGGCGTCAGCCTGGCGAAATCGCAAAAAAAGCCCAGGCAAGCTGGCAACTGGCCGTATGAAGAAGCTCGGGGTCGCTGGATTTGTCCGGCGGGTCAGGGTGCTGACGTTGTAAGCGAAAACAATTCCAAAACCGACAGCGGATATGCAGTGCAACTGCGTGTGTGCCGAAGCCCGAATTGCAAAGACTGCCCGGCACTGAAGGCCAGTTGTATCCCCTTATCGCCGGTCGGCGGAAGGAAGCGGACAAGACGGAAAGCAGACAGTACGGGAAGCAGACAGTACGGGGAAACAGCCCATATTGTTGAATAATCGCCGGGTCCGCACCATTAATAACCGAAATCGAAACGCGCGCGGGTAGGCGGAAAGCGCCGAATGCCGAACGGTCAGCAGGGCGCAGTGCTTGCCGGCAGCGGCGCGGGAAGGAATGTGTAAAGTTGGAAAGAGCGAAAGTCATCTTGCAGCGCAGCCGCAAAAAAAGACTGGAACAGGGCCATCCCTGGATTTACGCGAATGAGATCGAGCGGATGGAAGGCGAGGCGGCTGCGGGCGATCTGGTCGATATATTGGCGGCAAACGGCCGTTATTTGGCGACGGGTTATTGGAATCCGGCATCGCAAATTACGGTCAGAGTCGTTTCCCGCAAGCCGGTCGACGCGCTGGACAGCGTTTTTTTTGCGGAAAAATTTAGAGACTGTCAGCAGCACCGCCGGCGGTTCGTGGAAGATAAGGACTGCCGTCTTGTTTACGGTGAAGCGGATTATGTGCCGGGGCTCATCGTCGACCGGTTCGGCGAAATTCTCGTTGTGCAAATATTGACGCTGGGACTGGACGTCCGCCGCGATGAAATCGTGAAAGCGCTGGTGGACGTGTTTGCGCCGCGGGGCATATACGAGCGCAGCGACGTCGGCGTACGCAAGCTGGAAGGGCTGGAGGAGACGACCGGCGTGCTGTATGGGGAATGCCCGCGCATCGTCGAAATCGTCGAAAACGGGCTGCGTATGGAGGTCGACCTCGTGGAAGGCCAGAAAACCGGCTATTTCTACGACCAGAGGGAAAACCGCGCCTCGATCGCTCCGCTGATGACCGGATGGGGCTCGCTCAGCGGCATCCGGCTCGAGCGGCGTGCCGCGTCGGAGCTGCCGGAAGGAGCGGCGGCGCTCCAAGGCCGCGGGGAAGCCGGTACGACGGAGGCCGAGGCGGCTGGCGATTCGGTTCTTGTGCCCGTGAACGCCAACGGAAAAATCGTCACGTTCCCGTATTGG carries:
- the mtaB gene encoding tRNA (N(6)-L-threonylcarbamoyladenosine(37)-C(2))-methylthiotransferase MtaB, with the protein product MPSVAFYTLGCKVNFYDTEAIWQLFKNEGYEQVDFETKTADVYLINTCTVTNTGDKKSRQIIRRAIRRNPDAVIAVTGCYAQTSPAEIMAIEGVDLVIGTQDRDKLMDYIGQIRRDRQPVNAVRNIMKTREFEELDVPDFADRTRAFLKIQEGCNNFCTFCIIPWSRGLSRSRDPKSVVEQAKQLVAAGYKEIVLTGIHTGGYGDDLENYRLSDLLWDLDKVEGLERIRISSIEASQIDDKMIDVLNRSSKMCRHLHIPLQAGEDSVLKRMRRKYTTEEFAAKVRELKKAMPGVAITTDVIVGFPGETEEQFEAGYRFMKELGFSEMHVFPYSKRTGTPAARMDDQVDEEVKNERVHKLIDLSESMQLEYGRSYVGQVLDVIPERDYKGAPGTGLLMGYSDNYIQVVFEGSESLIGQLCRVHITEAGVNECRGRLVRVLEGSGASAASAV
- a CDS encoding NUDIX hydrolase; amino-acid sequence: MKEISAGGVVFRRTPDKGLQIQLIQDRYGKVSLPKGKMEPGETVEQTALREIAEETGMQGIIIEPIDQIKYTYRHEQKGMVDKEVHYYLVEATGGSLQAQVEEIRGVDWFAPEEAWRRQRQSGYDNNDRIVAGALKLLGVEVKGS
- a CDS encoding Na/Pi cotransporter family protein, with product MIFGTIAPMLIGFAVFMIGMKLMEMALHRSAGPYLSRLLHRFTATPLHGLAVGTATSAFLQSSTAVTVIAIGMVNAGLLTFPRTLGIVLGTNIGTCLTTELIGLNLNKLALPLLMVSLGLWLITALLGEMELLRRPVAHRRLHPLRSFSLVLGGFALLLTGMSVMQSIGPAVQASPLFGWFIGRSGESILWGLTAGTVLTALVHSSAAVIGMVMGLCAIGAMPTELGVAVVLGANVGTCVTAVIASIGGTQAGRYVALFHVGLNIGGALLFAPFTRELAAAAAWFTSAPAGQIAHAQTLFNIISSLLALPLCYFPRMFRLRTG
- a CDS encoding class I SAM-dependent rRNA methyltransferase; its protein translation is MERAKVILQRSRKKRLEQGHPWIYANEIERMEGEAAAGDLVDILAANGRYLATGYWNPASQITVRVVSRKPVDALDSVFFAEKFRDCQQHRRRFVEDKDCRLVYGEADYVPGLIVDRFGEILVVQILTLGLDVRRDEIVKALVDVFAPRGIYERSDVGVRKLEGLEETTGVLYGECPRIVEIVENGLRMEVDLVEGQKTGYFYDQRENRASIAPLMTGWGSLSGIRLERRAASELPEGAAALQGRGEAGTTEAEAAGDSVLVPVNANGKIVTFPYWDGATVLECFAHTGSFTLHACKYGAKKVTCLDISEHAIETARRNVARNGFEGRVEFVVSDAFDYLRAQVKGLEERSLRAAGGKGADTSKPLGAAGRTWDVVVLDPPAFAKTKNAVAGACRGYKDINLHGMKLVNEGGYLVTASCSYHMKPELFLETIREAAADAGKLLRLVEWRAAGKDHPQLLGVPEGNYLKFAVFEVRSM